Proteins encoded by one window of Cuniculiplasma divulgatum:
- a CDS encoding NADH-quinone oxidoreductase subunit B family protein, producing MKIWPVDSIRKGIITTKFPAKKNETISPWSTIPVRRGDEEVFCPADAIDKKGVDMRKCISCGLCVTSFEPSLRTDNYELKRKERALRRSFKIFPIDSGTCGSCNTELHSINNPYYDVSRLGIFFTNTPKQADALVIMGVYSEKMIPVIRAAIGAMSKPAVVILFGACALSGNIFGKDLESLLDPDLIIGGCPPDPFVIIEALEKVRGRK from the coding sequence GTGAAGATTTGGCCTGTTGATTCTATAAGAAAGGGTATCATAACCACAAAGTTTCCAGCAAAGAAAAACGAGACCATATCACCATGGAGTACAATCCCGGTAAGGAGAGGAGATGAAGAGGTTTTCTGCCCTGCGGATGCCATAGATAAAAAAGGCGTAGATATGCGAAAATGCATTTCCTGTGGTCTGTGTGTAACTTCATTCGAACCATCTCTGAGGACAGATAATTATGAATTAAAGAGAAAAGAAAGGGCACTAAGAAGATCATTTAAGATATTTCCAATAGATTCAGGAACATGTGGCTCATGCAATACAGAACTTCATTCTATTAATAATCCCTATTACGATGTTTCCAGGCTTGGCATTTTCTTCACCAATACCCCAAAACAGGCAGATGCGCTTGTAATAATGGGGGTCTACAGCGAAAAGATGATTCCTGTGATCAGGGCAGCTATTGGTGCAATGTCAAAGCCTGCGGTTGTAATACTTTTTGGTGCATGTGCTCTATCTGGGAATATATTCGGAAAAGATCTTGAATCTCTTTTAGATCCTGACCTAATCATTGGAGGTTGTCCTCCTGATCCTTTCGTTATAATTGAAGCGCTGGAAAAAGTGAGGGGGCGTAAATGA
- a CDS encoding respiratory chain complex I subunit 1 family protein, which produces MDVQLGETIIQIFGVLLLAPLVAGIYENLKAKTEFRRGPSIFQPYYDLAKYLKKEKTSTYDTNLLYRWVPMLVFGVLFSISFVIPVIIPIPTLFAPMVDFLGGAMLFSLASVFLILGAIDSRSNLSAMGASRSASFSALAEPTLILVLFSVAIESGTNNPYTTASLVSSNASLYLSLTHILSSIAFFMIFIFETGKLPVESSGLSEMGMIDEGRTYEYGGRNLFFLKYAAWIKQFLLGSVLLNIFIFPWFMFTGITGSLIDIIIMLGKWIVLILIIIFIEQILAKVRLFKIADFLAISFTLAILALVLFKLGGAII; this is translated from the coding sequence ATGGACGTTCAGCTTGGAGAAACCATAATTCAGATATTTGGAGTTTTACTTTTAGCTCCGCTTGTGGCAGGTATTTACGAAAACCTCAAGGCAAAAACCGAATTCAGACGTGGGCCGAGTATTTTTCAGCCATACTATGATCTGGCAAAGTATCTTAAAAAAGAGAAAACTTCAACATATGATACAAATCTTCTTTACCGCTGGGTACCAATGCTGGTATTTGGTGTTTTGTTCTCAATTTCATTTGTAATTCCTGTTATAATACCAATACCAACATTATTTGCTCCAATGGTAGATTTCCTTGGAGGGGCCATGTTATTTTCACTGGCATCTGTATTCCTCATCCTTGGTGCCATTGATTCAAGGAGTAACCTTTCAGCAATGGGTGCCTCAAGATCAGCATCATTTTCAGCTCTTGCAGAACCAACCCTTATACTGGTACTATTCTCAGTGGCAATAGAAAGTGGAACAAATAATCCATACACAACAGCCTCATTAGTTTCATCAAACGCTTCACTGTACTTATCCCTTACACATATACTTTCAAGTATAGCATTTTTCATGATATTCATATTTGAAACAGGCAAGCTGCCAGTGGAAAGTTCAGGACTTTCAGAAATGGGAATGATTGATGAGGGAAGAACCTATGAATACGGTGGAAGGAATCTCTTCTTTCTTAAATATGCAGCCTGGATAAAGCAATTCTTACTTGGGTCAGTTTTACTGAATATATTCATCTTTCCATGGTTCATGTTTACCGGGATAACGGGTTCTTTAATCGATATAATTATAATGCTAGGAAAATGGATTGTTTTGATTCTCATCATCATATTTATTGAACAAATTCTAGCCAAAGTTAGATTATTCAAGATAGCTGATTTCCTCGCCATTTCATTCACTCTCGCAATTCTGGCACTGGTATTATTCAAACTTGGAGGTGCAATAATATGA
- the dnaK gene encoding molecular chaperone DnaK — protein sequence MSKIIGIDLGTSNSAAAVVISGKPTIIPSAEGISVGGKSFPSYVAFTKDGELLVGEPARRQALLNPEGTIYAAKRKMGSDYKYKINGKEYTPQQISSYILQKIKRDAEAYLGETISEAVITVPAYFDDNQRQATKDAGTIAGLNVKRIINEPTAASLAYGIDKVNQSMKILVYDLGGGTLDVTVMDFGEGVFEVDSTSGDTKLGGTDMDDAIIKYLMDEFKRTDKVDLSKDEKAKIRLKDAAEKAKIELSTTLETEINLPYLTVVNNEPKNMLIKLKRSKLEELIAPIVARSKEPLEKALKEANLTKDKVDKIILVGGPTRIPYVRKFVEDFFGKKAEGGVDPMECVAIGAAIQGAVLTGEIKDIVLLDVTPLTLGIETLGGVATPIIPANTTIPTQKSQIFSTAADGQTEVTIHVVQGDRAMAKDNVSLGMFNLQGIPPAPRGIPQIEVTFDIDANGILTVTAKDKATNKQQRISIEAKNKLSKDQIEKMKKEAEEFAEADKKRKEEIEKVNLAETLAYTTEKTISENKDKIDQKDQDEATELIKQLRDAIKDNDAEKIDSLSEELSKKAQAIGMAMYSKAQENQSQQSSETPDETKDQENGQTEGQEESQ from the coding sequence TTGAGTAAAATAATAGGAATTGATCTGGGAACAAGTAACTCTGCAGCTGCGGTAGTAATATCCGGGAAACCAACCATAATTCCAAGTGCGGAAGGTATATCTGTTGGGGGTAAATCTTTCCCCAGTTATGTCGCGTTCACAAAGGATGGCGAACTTCTTGTTGGAGAACCAGCCAGAAGACAGGCACTTCTGAATCCGGAAGGTACCATTTATGCCGCAAAGAGGAAAATGGGATCGGATTATAAGTATAAAATTAATGGAAAAGAATATACTCCACAACAGATTTCTTCATATATTCTCCAGAAAATAAAGAGGGATGCAGAAGCATATCTAGGGGAAACCATTTCAGAAGCAGTTATAACTGTACCGGCCTATTTTGATGATAATCAGAGGCAGGCTACAAAGGATGCGGGAACAATAGCTGGTCTTAATGTTAAAAGAATAATTAATGAACCTACAGCAGCTTCTCTTGCCTATGGTATAGATAAAGTAAATCAGTCTATGAAGATCCTTGTCTATGATCTTGGTGGAGGAACACTGGATGTCACAGTAATGGACTTTGGAGAAGGCGTTTTCGAAGTTGATTCCACATCGGGAGATACAAAACTTGGTGGAACAGATATGGATGATGCAATCATCAAATATCTCATGGATGAGTTCAAGAGAACGGATAAGGTCGATCTAAGCAAGGATGAAAAAGCTAAGATTAGACTGAAAGATGCAGCAGAAAAAGCAAAAATTGAACTTTCAACAACTCTTGAGACAGAAATTAACCTTCCTTACCTTACAGTTGTTAACAATGAACCAAAGAATATGCTCATAAAACTCAAAAGATCAAAGCTCGAGGAATTAATCGCTCCTATAGTGGCAAGATCAAAGGAACCACTGGAGAAGGCTTTAAAAGAAGCTAACCTCACGAAAGATAAGGTTGATAAGATAATTCTCGTAGGTGGACCTACTAGAATTCCTTATGTGAGGAAATTTGTAGAAGATTTCTTTGGAAAGAAAGCGGAAGGAGGTGTTGATCCAATGGAATGTGTTGCAATAGGTGCGGCCATTCAGGGTGCAGTACTTACTGGAGAAATAAAAGATATTGTACTTCTTGATGTAACTCCCCTTACACTTGGTATAGAAACACTTGGAGGTGTAGCAACCCCAATCATACCAGCAAACACAACCATCCCAACTCAGAAGTCACAGATATTTTCTACAGCTGCAGATGGACAGACCGAGGTAACAATACACGTTGTCCAGGGAGATAGGGCAATGGCAAAGGATAATGTATCACTTGGAATGTTTAACTTGCAGGGGATTCCCCCGGCCCCTAGAGGAATACCTCAAATTGAGGTAACATTTGATATAGATGCAAATGGTATATTGACAGTAACAGCCAAGGACAAGGCAACCAATAAGCAGCAGAGAATTTCCATAGAAGCAAAGAATAAACTCAGCAAGGATCAGATAGAAAAGATGAAGAAAGAGGCGGAGGAATTTGCTGAAGCAGATAAGAAGAGAAAAGAGGAAATTGAAAAGGTAAATCTTGCAGAAACACTGGCATATACTACAGAGAAGACCATAAGTGAGAACAAGGATAAGATAGATCAGAAGGATCAGGATGAAGCAACTGAACTTATAAAACAGCTAAGAGATGCAATAAAGGATAATGATGCTGAAAAAATCGACTCTCTCTCGGAGGAGCTGTCAAAGAAAGCGCAAGCAATTGGAATGGCAATGTATTCAAAGGCACAGGAAAATCAGTCCCAGCAGTCTTCAGAAACACCAGATGAAACGAAAGATCAGGAAAATGGTCAAACCGAGGGTCAGGAAGAGAGTCAGTAA
- a CDS encoding archaeosine biosynthesis radical SAM protein RaSEA translates to MINRELAAEVKSLMPSRERETDRNSPVSMWNEMDRLRGKPEPTTVVIFRTRGCSWYDFSSCSMCGYFNDVNTNVGMENLKAQIDKAYDFMENTKILKIFTSGSFLDRREVPKESFDYFMKRMSDKVEKLLVESRTEYVTETTIKDMKSYGIDTRIAIGVESSNDYVVKNKVNKGTNFSKFINAAKTLQKEKVELRSYLLLKPPFMSEEEAVIDAIKSVRDCAPYSTDISVNPMNIQKNTLVEKLWKRGEYRPPWLWSVARVLLETGDVEADVLSYPTGGDRERGAHNDDRDQELVKLIFNSSLNQDFRELQEYYERGEKTKYFSHIRNENRLPVQYDIDSFIRKITSGSVKIQ, encoded by the coding sequence ATGATCAATAGGGAACTGGCAGCAGAGGTAAAAAGCCTTATGCCTTCCAGGGAAAGAGAAACAGATAGGAACAGTCCTGTTTCGATGTGGAACGAAATGGACAGGTTGAGAGGTAAACCGGAGCCAACAACAGTAGTGATATTCAGGACAAGAGGCTGTTCATGGTACGATTTCAGCTCATGCTCAATGTGTGGTTATTTCAACGACGTAAACACAAATGTAGGGATGGAAAACCTAAAGGCCCAGATTGATAAGGCCTATGACTTTATGGAAAATACAAAGATATTAAAAATATTCACCTCAGGTAGTTTTCTTGATAGGAGAGAAGTGCCAAAGGAGTCCTTTGATTACTTTATGAAAAGGATGTCAGATAAGGTGGAGAAACTTTTGGTAGAATCAAGAACAGAATATGTTACAGAAACTACCATTAAGGACATGAAGTCCTATGGCATTGATACACGGATAGCCATAGGAGTTGAAAGTTCTAATGATTATGTGGTAAAGAACAAGGTAAACAAGGGGACAAACTTCTCTAAATTTATTAATGCAGCAAAAACATTACAGAAAGAAAAGGTAGAGTTAAGATCTTATCTTCTACTAAAGCCACCTTTCATGTCAGAAGAAGAGGCAGTTATAGACGCTATTAAGTCTGTAAGGGACTGTGCACCCTATTCAACAGATATATCCGTTAATCCAATGAATATACAGAAAAATACCCTTGTGGAGAAATTGTGGAAAAGAGGAGAATACAGACCTCCATGGTTGTGGAGCGTTGCCAGAGTACTTTTAGAAACAGGGGATGTTGAGGCAGATGTGCTATCCTACCCAACCGGCGGAGATCGTGAAAGGGGTGCACACAATGATGACAGGGATCAGGAGCTCGTTAAGCTTATTTTCAATTCATCACTTAATCAGGACTTTAGAGAGTTGCAGGAATACTATGAAAGGGGTGAAAAGACAAAATATTTCTCACATATAAGGAATGAGAATAGATTGCCTGTTCAGTACGATATAGATTCATTTATCAGAAAAATAACATCTGGATCGGTGAAAATTCAATGA
- a CDS encoding proton-conducting transporter transmembrane domain-containing protein codes for MNLDTLLIYILLIIPVVLSFSYFSNLSQLIGKIGSVIEVIVSFVVLSIPMGVYSHFNINSVNRILVISVSLVYTLSIFFASTYHSKIKESRNLKLHYSLMHLFVFTMLFTLVINDFGLMWIGIEATTASSALLLIIERQKTEIEAAWRYVLIVSTGLTLALISVILIYLNYHTLNSVAIIETGHSPSFILTIAGATALVGFGTKIGIFPMHTWLPDAHGEAPSEISAMFSGILLPVAAYALYRFFLATYTPRLEEIFLIFILATLVFVALIMPSQRNIKRMFAYSTMENMALITLGLITGGLALVGALFIILTHAFGKSGAFFSSGNILNGFGTKKIDEIRGLRNRMPSTSMSLLASSLIVTGAPPFTTFLGEFLIIYQLINNGTIAAVIIIVICLFIISISLIQKVSVMIFDGNADGQEVIQLERTQKYVAGLSVLFAFSIIFVYLGGFL; via the coding sequence ATGAACTTGGATACTTTACTCATCTATATTTTGCTGATTATACCGGTAGTTCTATCCTTTTCATACTTTAGTAATCTTTCCCAGTTGATTGGAAAGATAGGAAGTGTCATAGAAGTCATTGTTTCATTTGTAGTGCTATCAATTCCAATGGGGGTATATTCACATTTTAACATAAATTCTGTGAACAGGATTCTTGTTATTTCAGTATCGCTTGTATATACCCTATCTATATTCTTTGCGTCGACCTATCACAGTAAAATAAAAGAGTCAAGAAATCTGAAGCTGCACTATTCATTGATGCATTTGTTTGTTTTCACAATGCTTTTCACTCTGGTCATAAACGATTTTGGATTGATGTGGATTGGAATAGAGGCGACAACGGCATCAAGCGCCTTACTGCTAATAATAGAAAGGCAGAAAACTGAGATAGAGGCAGCATGGAGATATGTTTTGATTGTATCTACTGGCCTTACACTCGCATTAATTTCAGTGATACTCATATATCTAAATTATCACACGCTGAACTCTGTTGCCATTATAGAAACCGGACACTCTCCTTCCTTTATTCTCACAATTGCAGGTGCTACTGCTCTGGTTGGATTTGGAACAAAGATTGGAATATTCCCAATGCACACATGGCTTCCTGATGCACATGGAGAAGCCCCATCTGAGATCAGTGCTATGTTTTCAGGAATTCTCCTGCCTGTTGCAGCATATGCATTATACAGATTCTTTCTTGCCACATACACGCCACGCCTTGAAGAAATCTTTCTTATATTCATCCTCGCAACTCTTGTTTTCGTTGCCCTTATAATGCCCTCACAGAGAAATATAAAGAGAATGTTTGCCTATTCAACAATGGAGAATATGGCCCTCATAACCCTTGGCCTGATCACAGGTGGTCTTGCCCTTGTGGGAGCTCTCTTCATCATTCTCACCCATGCATTTGGTAAATCTGGTGCATTCTTTTCCTCTGGGAATATTCTGAATGGTTTTGGTACAAAAAAGATTGATGAAATTAGAGGATTGAGGAACAGGATGCCATCAACTTCAATGTCCTTGCTGGCATCCTCGCTCATAGTTACTGGTGCACCACCATTTACTACTTTTTTAGGAGAATTTTTGATCATTTACCAGTTGATCAACAATGGAACCATTGCTGCTGTAATCATTATTGTGATATGTCTGTTTATCATTTCTATATCACTTATACAGAAAGTTTCAGTAATGATTTTTGATGGCAATGCAGATGGGCAGGAAGTAATCCAGTTGGAAAGAACTCAAAAGTACGTTGCAGGATTGTCTGTACTCTTTGCTTTTTCCATAATTTTTGTATATTTGGGAGGTTTCTTATGA
- the dnaJ gene encoding molecular chaperone DnaJ, which produces MAKDYYKTLGVEKNASPEEIKKAFRQLARKWHPDANPNNKAESEQKFKEISEAYEVLSDENKRKVYDQTGQVNFGSNGSEGFKWQDFSHFNDFSDIFDDIFRNFGGGGSFRSGYGGRDTRQLDLSLSLSISMAESYRGAKKEVRYKRTIDCPNCNGKGFEGNDVKTCPTCNGTGQERVVQQSGIFRMVNVITCRTCNGRGYVGSTKCHVCHGSGKKTEVETRTIDIPAGISDNTQFVIRGIGDQEGGQTGDLYVLVNVREESGYRRSNYDLIVEKEVAFPDVALGKDESVNIFGEDIKFKIPAGTQPGEAIRLRNLGFPHTRGTGKGDLLIRIKVVVPKKLNSTQREIIEKLSEELNTKHSWFGK; this is translated from the coding sequence TTGGCCAAAGACTATTACAAAACACTGGGAGTTGAAAAGAATGCCTCCCCAGAGGAAATAAAAAAGGCATTCAGACAACTTGCCAGGAAATGGCATCCTGATGCCAATCCAAATAACAAAGCAGAATCAGAACAGAAATTCAAGGAAATTAGCGAGGCCTATGAGGTTCTTTCTGACGAAAATAAAAGAAAGGTATACGATCAAACCGGTCAGGTTAATTTCGGATCTAATGGAAGCGAAGGATTTAAATGGCAAGATTTCTCCCATTTCAATGATTTCTCAGACATTTTTGATGATATATTCAGGAACTTCGGTGGTGGAGGTTCATTTAGATCGGGATATGGTGGGAGAGATACAAGGCAACTTGATCTAAGTCTTAGTCTCTCAATTTCAATGGCAGAATCTTACAGAGGGGCAAAAAAAGAGGTAAGATATAAGAGAACCATAGACTGCCCAAACTGCAATGGGAAAGGATTTGAAGGAAACGATGTGAAGACATGCCCAACTTGTAACGGTACAGGTCAGGAAAGAGTTGTTCAACAGTCAGGTATATTCAGAATGGTAAACGTGATCACCTGCAGGACATGTAATGGGAGAGGTTACGTAGGCAGTACAAAATGCCACGTTTGTCACGGTTCAGGCAAAAAGACAGAAGTTGAGACAAGAACTATAGATATTCCCGCAGGAATAAGCGATAATACTCAATTTGTAATAAGGGGTATCGGTGATCAGGAAGGGGGACAAACTGGTGATCTTTACGTTCTAGTGAACGTGAGAGAAGAAAGCGGATACAGAAGGTCTAATTATGATCTTATAGTGGAAAAGGAAGTGGCCTTTCCAGATGTGGCCCTTGGGAAAGATGAAAGCGTAAATATATTCGGAGAGGATATTAAATTTAAAATACCGGCGGGGACTCAACCTGGCGAAGCCATAAGGCTAAGAAATCTTGGATTCCCTCACACACGGGGAACGGGAAAAGGAGATTTGCTTATAAGGATCAAGGTAGTTGTTCCAAAAAAACTCAATTCTACCCAGAGGGAAATTATAGAGAAGTTATCTGAAGAACTTAACACAAAGCATTCCTGGTTTGGAAAATAA
- a CDS encoding proton-conducting transporter transmembrane domain-containing protein, producing the protein MIYLLLFLFVLPFLSLPISLFSARLSYYFGIFFTLLNSAIAIISMIGYLSTGTLLIGNFSIMLQGPNVTFLLIISVVEFLVFVFSLFYMPQDRKLAFFVGLTIASINSVLISDNIVLFLMFWESMTISGYLMIGLKKETKSYPPFVFISFGELSTVFLILGFAGYYVSTGSLLLGAALTNPYILLIIILGFTFKMGIVPLQMVEWLPIAHGNSPTPGSILFSAAMTTLALYGIVEFVLTSSSNFVLGLILMVIGSFSLLFGSIFALSSENSKMLPAYSTVENSGAMIIFVGLLIVWKGMNDPVMASFIMLGIFIYATAHAWAKSSVFILSSISDNNNLPTMRGNGLTPYARVGAAVSVISLMGLAPLGGGIGEWLLLESLFISSISSNLIFAVVAIISGSMAALGAGITIPTFTKYFGFTTRKNDNSESGHRIGTPLKISGTIILSLTVIAPAYVYMYSKFIGTFVGIGTQTIFLSSLKGIIYPFLLYSPAHVGFFGFLSPTFDILFIFLTALIVSLLSRGNDRKIPVWNGGIDQSEEMNSFAYANTLRIILKKVYLSREEREGSKYQERTFDIFWIFMIDLAKLYSRLSIKFGKFFMNGNINRYVQYIIMALFLVLIMVVI; encoded by the coding sequence ATGATCTATCTTCTTCTATTTCTTTTTGTACTACCGTTTCTTTCACTCCCTATATCACTTTTTTCGGCCAGACTATCATATTATTTTGGCATTTTCTTTACATTGCTGAATTCTGCAATTGCCATTATTTCTATGATTGGATATCTCTCAACGGGAACACTGTTAATAGGTAACTTCAGCATAATGTTGCAGGGACCTAACGTAACCTTTCTACTTATAATCTCAGTTGTAGAATTTCTCGTTTTCGTATTCTCTCTATTTTATATGCCTCAGGACAGAAAGCTCGCATTCTTTGTGGGTCTTACCATAGCATCCATAAATTCAGTTCTCATTTCTGACAATATCGTTCTATTTCTGATGTTTTGGGAATCCATGACCATAAGTGGTTATCTAATGATTGGGTTGAAGAAAGAAACTAAATCATATCCCCCCTTTGTTTTCATTTCATTTGGAGAACTCAGCACAGTATTCCTTATTTTGGGATTTGCAGGTTATTATGTATCAACTGGCAGTTTATTACTTGGTGCAGCCCTTACAAATCCATATATTCTTCTAATAATTATTCTGGGATTTACTTTCAAAATGGGTATAGTTCCATTACAGATGGTCGAGTGGCTTCCAATTGCCCATGGAAATTCCCCTACTCCTGGTTCAATACTGTTTAGTGCTGCAATGACAACTCTGGCACTTTACGGTATAGTTGAATTTGTTCTCACATCTTCATCAAACTTTGTTTTGGGTTTGATCCTTATGGTGATAGGTTCATTCTCTCTGCTTTTCGGTTCAATTTTTGCGTTATCTTCTGAGAACAGTAAGATGTTACCGGCATACAGCACAGTGGAAAATTCAGGAGCAATGATCATTTTTGTAGGTCTTCTCATTGTCTGGAAGGGAATGAATGACCCCGTAATGGCATCATTCATCATGCTGGGGATATTTATCTATGCCACAGCCCACGCATGGGCTAAATCTTCAGTGTTCATACTTTCAAGCATCTCAGACAATAATAATCTTCCTACTATGAGAGGAAATGGTCTTACACCATATGCAAGAGTTGGAGCAGCAGTATCAGTGATATCCCTCATGGGACTGGCCCCTCTCGGTGGGGGTATAGGCGAATGGCTTCTTCTTGAATCTCTCTTTATTTCATCTATTTCATCAAATTTAATATTCGCAGTTGTTGCAATAATCTCTGGATCTATGGCTGCACTGGGTGCAGGTATAACCATTCCTACCTTTACAAAATATTTTGGATTTACAACAAGAAAGAATGACAATAGTGAAAGTGGTCATAGAATAGGAACTCCACTGAAGATTTCAGGAACTATAATACTCTCTCTCACAGTTATAGCCCCAGCCTATGTTTATATGTATTCAAAATTTATTGGAACATTTGTTGGAATTGGAACACAAACGATCTTTCTATCCAGTTTGAAAGGAATAATATACCCATTTCTACTGTATTCTCCAGCTCATGTGGGATTCTTTGGGTTTCTGTCACCCACTTTTGATATTCTATTCATATTTTTGACGGCCCTTATAGTATCATTATTATCAAGAGGAAATGACAGAAAGATTCCTGTATGGAACGGTGGAATAGATCAGAGTGAGGAAATGAATTCATTTGCCTATGCAAACACGTTGAGAATCATATTGAAAAAGGTGTATCTTTCAAGAGAAGAAAGAGAAGGTTCAAAATATCAAGAGAGGACGTTTGATATCTTCTGGATATTCATGATCGACCTGGCAAAACTTTACTCAAGACTGTCTATAAAATTTGGAAAATTTTTTATGAACGGAAATATAAACAGGTACGTTCAGTACATTATTATGGCGCTGTTTCTGGTTCTTATAATGGTCGTTATTTAA
- a CDS encoding NADH-quinone oxidoreductase subunit D-related protein — protein sequence MIPDTENVTGFFEREGIYYLIRDDSEMVEESHLKEIQNLRIYDPLRGIYHHRVTGENVFPFNYGPSTGGMVETVDFKIYTYGERILSLDAIPDFKKRVMKFSGSSFERGLLMMERFNGFHSFSYSTLLAREIERKLDLVVTGETVKIRLILLEIERIISHIFKTARLCEAASQNIASYWLLALRERMMRAVATETGHRYMFGVNRIGGIGRKINVTKIVDTAKEVVSEYRRIIDGLTVSRIFIDRIENTCKIEEKFQRGPVLRAAGISYDYRSFDPYYKESNFKPVTEDGGDSLSRFLVFSAEVFSSLQLIEDAVSRKFEDFKGETYDALSSSGIETPSGDARIVLDVENEKIGKLYIRTPSVLNMEAFALGIKGNVKTDIPFAFESFGIWLSEMGDIE from the coding sequence ATGATTCCGGACACAGAAAATGTAACTGGTTTTTTTGAAAGGGAAGGAATATATTACCTTATTAGAGATGATTCTGAGATGGTAGAAGAATCCCACTTAAAGGAAATTCAGAATTTAAGAATTTACGATCCCCTAAGAGGAATATACCATCACAGAGTAACAGGAGAAAATGTATTTCCATTCAATTATGGTCCGAGTACTGGAGGGATGGTAGAAACAGTAGATTTCAAGATTTATACCTACGGTGAAAGAATTCTTTCACTGGATGCGATTCCAGATTTTAAGAAGAGAGTAATGAAATTTTCAGGATCTTCATTTGAAAGGGGACTTTTAATGATGGAGAGATTTAATGGTTTTCACAGCTTTTCATACAGCACACTTTTGGCAAGGGAGATTGAAAGGAAATTAGATCTTGTTGTTACCGGTGAAACAGTAAAAATAAGACTGATTCTGCTGGAGATAGAGAGAATAATTTCTCACATTTTTAAAACTGCAAGGCTGTGTGAGGCGGCATCACAAAATATAGCTTCGTACTGGCTGCTTGCGCTGAGGGAAAGAATGATGAGAGCAGTGGCTACGGAAACAGGTCATAGGTACATGTTCGGAGTGAACAGGATAGGTGGGATAGGAAGAAAAATAAACGTCACGAAAATTGTAGATACTGCAAAAGAAGTTGTTTCTGAATACAGGAGGATAATTGATGGGTTGACAGTTTCAAGAATATTCATAGACAGGATTGAAAACACATGTAAAATAGAAGAAAAATTCCAGAGAGGGCCTGTTCTCAGGGCAGCAGGTATTTCCTATGACTACAGATCGTTTGATCCATACTATAAGGAGTCAAATTTTAAACCCGTAACAGAGGATGGAGGAGACTCATTGTCCCGCTTTCTTGTATTCTCAGCTGAAGTATTTTCTTCCCTTCAGCTAATTGAAGATGCAGTCTCAAGGAAGTTTGAAGATTTTAAAGGTGAGACATATGATGCATTGAGTTCCAGCGGTATCGAGACACCATCTGGAGATGCAAGGATTGTGTTAGATGTGGAAAATGAAAAAATTGGTAAACTATACATTCGCACTCCTTCCGTGCTGAACATGGAAGCCTTTGCACTGGGAATAAAGGGAAATGTGAAAACAGACATACCCTTTGCATTTGAAAGCTTCGGCATATGGTTAAGTGAAATGGGTGATATTGAGTGA
- a CDS encoding universal stress protein, with protein MKMLVAFDNSPSGRKALSFALKFEPICEFLTVLYVNPGMVRVASNVDTIVPEAVFSDQNKFVEEIQKAAVELIGDRAIRYEFVKVEATGDEVAKKIYDTAMSKQADFIITGTRKLTGLSKFILGSVSSELIKIAQIPVMVVSPDDI; from the coding sequence ATGAAAATGCTAGTAGCCTTCGATAATTCGCCAAGTGGTAGGAAAGCCCTGAGCTTCGCTTTAAAATTTGAACCTATTTGTGAATTTTTGACCGTACTATATGTGAATCCCGGGATGGTAAGAGTCGCGTCTAATGTGGATACAATTGTTCCAGAAGCAGTATTTAGTGATCAGAACAAATTTGTAGAAGAAATTCAAAAGGCAGCCGTTGAGTTAATTGGTGATAGGGCAATTAGATATGAATTTGTTAAGGTAGAAGCGACCGGAGACGAAGTTGCAAAAAAGATTTATGATACCGCAATGTCTAAACAGGCTGATTTTATAATAACCGGGACAAGAAAACTGACAGGTTTAAGTAAATTCATTCTGGGCTCTGTGAGTTCCGAATTGATAAAGATTGCACAGATTCCAGTAATGGTAGTATCTCCAGATGATATTTGA